A portion of the Microbulbifer agarilyticus genome contains these proteins:
- a CDS encoding DUF3012 domain-containing protein: MKNILTITAVVSAVFLLAACEPKRGSDAWCKKMDETPKGDWSFKDAGDYTKYCVLNQKPDEN; encoded by the coding sequence ATGAAAAACATCCTCACTATTACTGCTGTTGTGTCCGCTGTTTTTCTGCTTGCAGCCTGTGAACCCAAGCGCGGTTCCGATGCCTGGTGTAAGAAGATGGACGAAACGCCCAAGGGCGACTGGAGCTTCAAGGACGCCGGCGACTACACCAAATACTGCGTACTAAACCAAAAACCAGACGAAAACTAA
- a CDS encoding Wadjet anti-phage system protein JetA family protein, translating into MFFVDSCQHFFRPLTGKYREQVVECLRLLYERLYTAKADYGESLNREQILEIFSEALTRAPQLDSDGEGGTESEGRFRGLREQSIWVLNSLVEFGWLEKLVDSATLTVSYPFSRRGRLFTQPLVELNSTRVRTRHRNTRNTLNALDAFASRGEIYDLIDAWEYSERIVADFTDMIAELEERKREMVREVEAHILVQQATDEFFSFMESRFQPDLAIRLSADSVEKHRDSISRVIGQIRRKDSAQKAEWEQRLRQQLPELFVEGQSVLWLMLDTIEDRMRRACEVKLPALRQALQGFTKRAEIIIRQLSYLQSTTEGAFTDLCQELGASDRRDALLSSLGDDLAGFQLRLFDPKHTQLWQRSRRQPVNTLVEDEAPIDDESQRGIVLQQLLDQAFNFNSSDLKTYLANALGSGQRVHSRDLPLSNARDLLAMSHALEAAAVSQDGTGPFVEVTFSGETASNDYFQSFDEYTLELKNRD; encoded by the coding sequence TTGTTTTTTGTCGATTCCTGCCAGCATTTCTTCCGCCCGCTTACCGGTAAGTACCGTGAGCAGGTGGTTGAGTGTCTGCGTCTGTTATATGAGCGCCTGTATACCGCCAAGGCGGATTACGGTGAATCCCTAAACCGCGAGCAGATTCTGGAAATCTTTTCAGAAGCGCTTACGCGGGCCCCGCAACTCGACAGCGACGGCGAGGGCGGTACCGAATCCGAGGGACGCTTTCGCGGCCTGCGCGAACAATCCATATGGGTGCTGAATAGTCTGGTGGAGTTTGGCTGGCTGGAAAAGCTGGTGGACTCCGCTACGCTCACCGTATCTTATCCGTTCAGTCGTCGTGGTCGCTTGTTTACGCAACCGCTGGTGGAACTAAACAGCACCCGCGTGCGCACCCGCCATCGCAACACCCGTAACACGCTAAATGCTCTGGACGCCTTCGCTAGCCGCGGTGAGATCTACGATCTGATCGATGCGTGGGAGTATTCCGAGAGAATCGTTGCCGACTTCACCGATATGATCGCTGAGCTTGAAGAGCGCAAGCGGGAGATGGTGCGTGAGGTCGAAGCACACATTCTGGTGCAGCAAGCGACCGACGAATTCTTTTCGTTTATGGAGAGCCGCTTCCAGCCAGATCTGGCGATCAGGCTTTCTGCGGATAGTGTGGAGAAACACCGCGATAGTATCAGCCGGGTAATCGGTCAGATACGTCGCAAAGACAGCGCACAAAAAGCGGAATGGGAGCAGCGCTTGCGCCAGCAATTGCCCGAGCTTTTTGTCGAGGGGCAGTCGGTTCTGTGGTTGATGCTCGACACCATCGAAGATCGCATGCGTCGCGCCTGTGAGGTGAAGTTGCCGGCACTGCGCCAGGCCCTGCAAGGGTTTACCAAACGCGCAGAAATTATTATTCGTCAGCTCAGTTACCTGCAAAGCACCACTGAGGGTGCATTCACGGATCTGTGTCAGGAACTGGGTGCGAGCGACCGACGGGATGCGCTGCTTTCCAGCCTCGGCGATGATCTCGCCGGTTTTCAGTTGCGCCTGTTTGATCCAAAGCACACCCAATTGTGGCAGCGCAGCCGCCGTCAGCCAGTGAATACCTTGGTAGAGGATGAGGCACCGATCGATGATGAAAGTCAGCGTGGTATCGTCCTGCAGCAGCTGCTGGACCAAGCATTCAATTTCAACAGCAGCGATCTCAAAACTTACTTGGCGAATGCGCTCGGTAGCGGGCAGCGGGTGCACAGCCGCGACCTTCCGCTATCCAACGCGCGGGACCTGCTGGCCATGAGTCACGCGCTGGAAGCCGCGGCGGTTTCGCAAGATGGCACCGGCCCCTTTGTGGAAGTAACTTTTTCTGGTGAAACCGCGAGCAATGATTATTTCCAGTCTTTCGATGAATACACACTTGAGTTGAAAAACCGTGATTGA
- a CDS encoding UDP-2,3-diacylglucosamine diphosphatase, translating into MASYLISDLHLDESRPDITRAFFDFLKGPAADADALYILGDFFEVWIGDDDDAPLIEQVALQLRTYSESGPALFLMHGNRDFLLGEDFAQRCGATLLPDPSVVELAGKPVLLMHGDSLCTRDQEYMAFRQQARNPAWQQVLLSKSLEERRQIAEQIRAASKSMNSLKAEDIMDVTPEEVVKALEEYNCDTMIHGHTHRPHRHELRVSGQAAERLVLGDWGKLGWSIKADEYGLELIHWPITP; encoded by the coding sequence GTGGCCAGCTATCTCATCTCAGACCTGCACCTGGACGAGTCCCGCCCGGACATCACCCGGGCCTTTTTTGACTTCCTCAAGGGGCCCGCGGCCGATGCAGACGCACTCTACATTCTCGGCGACTTCTTCGAAGTATGGATCGGGGATGACGACGATGCACCGCTGATTGAACAAGTTGCCCTGCAACTCCGCACCTACTCTGAAAGCGGCCCAGCACTCTTCCTGATGCACGGCAACCGCGACTTTCTGCTAGGGGAAGACTTTGCTCAGCGCTGCGGCGCTACCCTGCTCCCAGACCCAAGCGTTGTCGAACTGGCCGGCAAACCGGTACTCCTAATGCATGGCGACAGCCTGTGCACACGCGACCAGGAGTACATGGCTTTTCGCCAGCAAGCTCGCAACCCGGCGTGGCAGCAAGTGCTGCTGAGCAAATCGCTGGAAGAGCGCCGCCAGATTGCCGAACAGATTCGCGCCGCCTCCAAGTCCATGAACAGCCTCAAAGCCGAAGACATCATGGACGTGACACCGGAAGAAGTGGTCAAGGCGCTCGAAGAGTACAACTGCGACACCATGATTCACGGCCACACGCACCGACCCCACCGCCACGAGCTCCGCGTAAGCGGCCAAGCGGCAGAGCGATTGGTGCTGGGCGACTGGGGCAAACTAGGCTGGAGCATTAAAGCGGACGAATACGGGCTGGAGCTGATCCACTGGCCCATCACCCCCTAG
- a CDS encoding DUF4194 domain-containing protein, whose amino-acid sequence MIEQALDEALAQCRLTRNEFSELLVRLLDYGVICRDESNVETLLYDRFQRCEQLIRDWIAPLGLRLQHDSRFQFIRVYPPGAEVPSMPDQDEPHHGGFRARLSQQEVAAILVLRVEYDKSLREGQVDDQGCVALTLEALELGLRNLLKMSLPDKLAERKQLLKKLRQLRLIQFNGDDNDAGAEALLRVRPTIAQFVSEAALAQLLESEPAVVEAVAEPAVQPAADAQVPVVPSAAPKNSKEDIQRITPASEEHSLFADSQQ is encoded by the coding sequence GTGATTGAACAGGCTCTAGACGAGGCGTTGGCGCAGTGCCGCCTGACCCGCAATGAATTTTCCGAGCTGCTGGTACGCCTACTGGATTACGGTGTTATCTGCCGAGATGAAAGTAACGTTGAAACGCTACTTTACGATCGCTTTCAGCGCTGCGAGCAGTTGATCCGCGATTGGATCGCACCTTTGGGCTTGCGTTTGCAGCACGATAGCCGTTTCCAGTTCATTCGTGTCTATCCGCCGGGCGCCGAAGTCCCTAGCATGCCGGATCAGGACGAGCCGCACCATGGCGGTTTTCGCGCGCGTCTTTCGCAACAGGAAGTCGCCGCGATTCTTGTATTGCGTGTCGAATACGACAAGTCGTTGCGGGAGGGGCAGGTTGATGACCAGGGTTGTGTGGCACTGACCCTCGAAGCCCTAGAGCTTGGCTTGCGCAACTTGCTCAAAATGTCGCTGCCAGACAAGTTGGCAGAGCGCAAGCAGCTGTTGAAGAAGCTGCGCCAGCTGCGCTTGATTCAGTTCAATGGGGACGACAACGATGCCGGTGCGGAAGCCCTGCTGAGAGTACGACCTACTATCGCGCAGTTTGTAAGTGAGGCGGCACTGGCTCAGCTCTTGGAGAGTGAGCCCGCCGTGGTGGAAGCGGTGGCGGAGCCAGCAGTTCAACCAGCTGCGGACGCTCAGGTGCCTGTCGTGCCTTCTGCCGCGCCTAAAAATAGCAAGGAAGACATTCAGCGCATTACGCCTGCCAGTGAAGAGCACAGCCTCTTTGCTGATTCGCAACAATAA
- a CDS encoding DUF1289 domain-containing protein, whose protein sequence is MAIYKKVRTPCIGVCSTGIGDNVCRGCKRFAHEVIDWNAYSEEQRRIIAERRDGYLANAVRSQLEIVDQNLLLAQLRHQQIRFNEDQSPYCWVFELLRAGASQIEDPADYGLSLTPVSRGVPLVEVRQRIDDDFFALSVAYYQRFVAPGLAVRAG, encoded by the coding sequence ATGGCGATCTATAAGAAAGTGCGTACACCGTGTATTGGCGTTTGCTCCACCGGCATTGGCGATAATGTGTGTCGGGGCTGCAAGCGGTTTGCTCACGAGGTGATCGACTGGAATGCTTATTCGGAAGAGCAGCGCCGAATCATCGCCGAACGTCGTGACGGCTATCTTGCAAATGCGGTGCGCAGCCAGCTGGAAATTGTCGATCAGAACCTGCTTCTCGCACAGCTGCGCCATCAGCAAATCCGCTTTAATGAAGATCAAAGTCCGTATTGTTGGGTCTTTGAGCTGTTACGTGCCGGTGCCAGCCAGATTGAAGATCCTGCCGACTATGGCCTGTCGTTAACGCCCGTATCGAGAGGAGTGCCGCTGGTGGAAGTGCGACAGCGTATCGATGACGACTTTTTTGCGTTGTCAGTGGCCTACTATCAGCGTTTTGTGGCACCAGGCTTGGCGGTGCGGGCGGGCTGA
- a CDS encoding DUF3429 domain-containing protein, which translates to MPSSQDATDLSLHWFNRLAYLGVLPFVLGLWMQWSGVSFGYVDGRFLFAAYSCAILSFLCGVWWGGALNAAHHPAHNKLMYLSNGLCLLGWVGLLLYRTPVGLLLLLLCYVFVERMEAYLKPNRRELRSYFRTRTRVTYLVVACHLAMVLLLIAGG; encoded by the coding sequence ATGCCATCCAGCCAAGATGCTACAGACCTCTCGTTACACTGGTTTAATCGCCTGGCGTATCTTGGCGTATTGCCATTCGTGCTCGGCTTGTGGATGCAGTGGTCAGGAGTTTCATTTGGATATGTCGACGGACGCTTTTTGTTTGCTGCGTACAGCTGCGCGATTTTAAGTTTTTTGTGTGGAGTATGGTGGGGTGGCGCTTTGAACGCGGCGCATCATCCGGCACATAATAAGTTGATGTACCTGAGTAACGGCTTGTGCCTATTGGGGTGGGTCGGGCTTTTGCTTTATCGGACGCCGGTTGGTCTGCTGTTGCTTTTACTGTGTTATGTGTTTGTCGAGCGCATGGAGGCTTACTTAAAGCCAAACCGGCGCGAGCTCAGAAGTTACTTTCGCACGCGCACGCGGGTGACCTATTTGGTGGTCGCGTGCCATCTTGCGATGGTGCTGCTCCTTATTGCTGGCGGGTAG
- a CDS encoding saccharopine dehydrogenase family protein: MSAQHAIRKRVLILGGYGTFGSRIAEMLANVPSVQILIAGRDQFKASLLANRLQQQFPQTLFVGLRLDLNSINFSAQIRGLNLDVVIHCAGPFQGQDYQVARACIEHEVHYLDIADGTDFVTNFDTLNSNAAKAGTCAVTGASSLPALSSAVLAVVTEEFDSISDIDIAIAPAHRIHRGLATVRSGLDALGSEFNIIHDGRTYRTFAGAEPRKVHLGHPVGTRHVCDFDIPDLKLIPPLWPKLQNLRFGTGVQPWALQDGLSWCAKFAHTMKQRSTTWHLPWFAKWGHKLAAWWPGGSPHGGMTIEVHGEVKKRSAKASWQILGLNGDGPWIPAAPAAALARKLLTNDECPSYLQGAQACWQLITLQEILQELTPYSVITATQTPTH; encoded by the coding sequence TTGTCAGCACAACATGCAATCCGCAAACGGGTGCTTATATTGGGTGGTTACGGCACCTTCGGCAGCCGTATCGCTGAAATGCTGGCAAACGTACCTTCGGTACAGATTCTTATTGCCGGCCGCGACCAGTTTAAAGCCTCTCTGCTCGCCAACCGACTGCAACAACAATTCCCCCAAACCTTGTTTGTCGGCCTTCGCCTCGACTTAAACTCGATCAACTTTTCCGCGCAAATTCGCGGCCTCAACCTCGATGTTGTAATCCACTGTGCTGGCCCGTTCCAGGGGCAGGACTACCAGGTGGCACGCGCCTGTATTGAGCACGAGGTGCATTATCTAGACATCGCCGACGGCACGGACTTTGTCACCAACTTCGACACGCTGAATAGCAATGCCGCCAAAGCCGGCACTTGCGCGGTAACCGGCGCAAGCAGCCTGCCCGCACTCAGCTCAGCCGTACTCGCGGTGGTTACCGAAGAATTCGACTCGATCAGCGATATCGACATTGCTATTGCCCCGGCACACCGCATACATCGCGGACTCGCCACGGTACGCTCCGGCCTGGACGCACTGGGCAGCGAGTTCAACATCATCCACGACGGCCGCACCTATCGTACCTTTGCCGGCGCAGAGCCCCGCAAGGTCCACCTGGGGCACCCGGTCGGCACTCGACATGTATGCGATTTCGACATACCCGACCTCAAGCTCATCCCACCACTGTGGCCCAAACTGCAAAACCTCCGCTTTGGTACCGGTGTGCAGCCCTGGGCGCTGCAAGACGGGCTAAGCTGGTGCGCAAAATTTGCACACACAATGAAACAACGCTCGACGACCTGGCACCTGCCCTGGTTTGCCAAATGGGGACACAAACTCGCAGCGTGGTGGCCGGGAGGCTCACCTCATGGCGGCATGACAATTGAGGTACATGGAGAGGTAAAGAAAAGGTCCGCAAAGGCCAGCTGGCAAATACTAGGCCTGAATGGCGATGGCCCATGGATACCCGCAGCACCAGCCGCCGCGCTCGCCCGAAAACTACTTACCAACGACGAGTGCCCAAGCTATTTGCAAGGTGCCCAAGCGTGCTGGCAACTCATCACACTGCAAGAAATCCTGCAGGAACTCACCCCCTACTCCGTAATCACGGCAACACAAACGCCTACGCATTGA
- a CDS encoding tRNA-(ms[2]io[6]A)-hydroxylase: MSTTPVPDLTAIHEFLLCETPDAWVQAALAEPEMMLVDHANCEKKAAGTALNLMFRYLDNFKLLNKMSRLAREELRHFEQVIAIMKKRGIRYPHVKASRYAAGLRDHVRREEPGRLVDTLICGAIIEARSCERFARIAPHLDEELQKFYLSLLKSEARHFKDYLTLAQEAVSEDIAPRVQVLLEVERTLVESEDEDFRFHSGVPQQA, from the coding sequence ATGAGTACTACCCCCGTTCCGGATCTCACCGCTATCCACGAGTTTCTGTTGTGTGAAACGCCTGATGCCTGGGTGCAGGCCGCGCTGGCGGAACCGGAAATGATGCTGGTGGATCACGCAAACTGTGAGAAAAAGGCCGCCGGTACCGCGCTGAACCTGATGTTTCGCTATCTGGACAACTTCAAGCTGCTGAACAAGATGTCGCGTCTGGCACGAGAAGAGTTGCGCCACTTTGAGCAGGTGATCGCCATTATGAAAAAGCGCGGCATCCGCTACCCGCACGTCAAGGCATCTCGTTACGCTGCGGGCTTGCGTGATCATGTTCGCCGCGAGGAGCCCGGTCGTCTGGTGGATACCTTGATCTGTGGTGCGATTATCGAAGCGCGCTCCTGCGAGCGTTTTGCGCGTATTGCGCCGCACCTCGATGAGGAGTTGCAGAAGTTCTATCTGTCATTGCTGAAGTCGGAAGCGCGTCATTTCAAGGACTACCTGACATTGGCGCAGGAGGCTGTATCAGAAGATATTGCACCACGCGTGCAGGTGTTGTTAGAGGTAGAGCGCACGCTTGTTGAGAGTGAGGACGAAGATTTTCGCTTTCATAGCGGTGTTCCCCAACAGGCTTGA
- a CDS encoding peptidylprolyl isomerase: MITLHTTHGDIALELDFDKAPKTAANFLQYCRDDFYTGTIFHRVINNFMIQGGGMTPNMDQKPTRDAVENEADNGLKNDTGTVAMARTMDPHSATAQFFINVNDNDFLNFRSKDAQGWGYCVFGKVVEGMDVVNKIKDVATGSNGFHQDVPRETIEITGVTISDAYADK; encoded by the coding sequence ATGATCACTCTGCACACCACTCACGGCGACATCGCTCTGGAACTGGACTTTGACAAGGCCCCTAAAACCGCGGCCAACTTCCTCCAGTACTGCCGTGACGACTTCTACACCGGTACTATCTTTCACCGCGTGATCAACAACTTCATGATCCAGGGCGGCGGCATGACCCCTAACATGGACCAGAAGCCAACGCGCGACGCTGTAGAAAACGAAGCAGACAACGGCCTGAAGAATGACACTGGCACCGTAGCAATGGCCCGTACCATGGACCCGCACTCCGCCACCGCTCAATTTTTCATCAACGTGAACGACAACGACTTCCTGAATTTCCGCTCAAAAGATGCGCAAGGCTGGGGCTACTGCGTATTCGGCAAAGTTGTTGAAGGTATGGACGTAGTAAACAAGATCAAAGACGTTGCCACCGGCAGTAACGGCTTCCATCAGGACGTACCGCGCGAAACCATCGAAATTACCGGCGTAACCATCTCTGACGCCTACGCCGACAAGTAA
- a CDS encoding glutamine--tRNA ligase/YqeY domain fusion protein produces MTSESKPAHFLQNIIREDLAEGRVDQLTTRFPPEPNGYLHIGHAKSICLNFGLAKEFGGQCNLRFDDTNPAKEEEEYVDAIKRDVSWLGFDWAGDARYTSDYFDQLHQWAISLIEQGKAYVCDLSPEEAREYRGTLKAPGKNSPHRDRSVEENLDLFARMTAGEFDEGSCSLRAKIDMAAPNINLRDPIIYRIKKMAHHQTGDKWCVYPSYDFAHGQSDAIEGISHSICTLEFEDHKPLYDWFIENLPVPARPRQYEFARLQLNYTVVSKRKLKQLVDEGFVDGWDDPRMPTLSGLRRRGVTPAAIRQFCEMIGVTRSDSTVDVGMLEYAIRDDLDKNAPRAMCVMAPLKVTLTNYPEGQQEMLSAPGHPVRDDLPARELPFTKTLYIEQEDFREEANKKYKRLVLGKKVRLRNAYVIKADEVVKNDAGEIVEVLCSVDLDTLGKDPADGVKPKGVIHWVSADNNVDCEVRLYDRLFNEEAPDAGGKNFLESVNPDNLQILSGCKAEIGLAQAEAEKGYQFERNGYFCRDSKYGSAEKPVFNRTIGLRDSWAKEQSK; encoded by the coding sequence ATGACATCCGAGAGCAAGCCCGCTCACTTTCTACAGAACATCATTCGTGAAGACCTGGCCGAGGGCCGGGTTGATCAATTGACCACCCGTTTCCCGCCGGAGCCCAATGGCTACCTGCATATCGGCCATGCCAAATCTATTTGTTTGAATTTTGGCCTGGCGAAGGAGTTTGGGGGGCAATGTAACCTGCGTTTTGACGACACTAACCCGGCCAAGGAAGAAGAGGAATACGTTGACGCCATCAAGCGCGACGTATCCTGGCTTGGCTTCGACTGGGCAGGGGACGCACGTTATACCTCGGACTATTTCGATCAGCTGCATCAGTGGGCGATTTCTCTTATCGAGCAGGGTAAGGCATACGTGTGTGATCTGTCTCCGGAAGAGGCCCGTGAGTACCGTGGCACCTTGAAGGCTCCCGGTAAAAACAGCCCTCACCGTGATCGCTCCGTAGAAGAGAACCTCGACCTGTTCGCGCGTATGACCGCTGGTGAATTTGACGAGGGCAGCTGCAGCCTGCGCGCCAAGATTGATATGGCTGCGCCGAACATTAATTTGCGCGACCCGATCATTTACCGTATCAAGAAGATGGCGCACCACCAGACTGGTGATAAATGGTGCGTATACCCGAGCTACGACTTCGCCCATGGCCAGTCCGATGCGATCGAAGGTATCAGCCATTCCATCTGTACCCTCGAGTTTGAAGACCACAAACCGCTCTACGATTGGTTTATTGAGAACCTGCCGGTACCGGCACGTCCGCGCCAGTACGAATTCGCCCGCCTGCAGTTGAACTACACCGTGGTGTCCAAGCGCAAACTGAAGCAGCTGGTGGACGAAGGATTTGTCGATGGCTGGGACGATCCGCGTATGCCGACCCTTTCCGGTCTCCGTCGTCGCGGTGTGACGCCGGCGGCGATTCGCCAGTTCTGCGAAATGATCGGGGTTACCCGTTCTGATTCCACCGTGGACGTGGGCATGCTCGAATACGCCATTCGCGACGACCTGGACAAGAATGCGCCCCGTGCCATGTGTGTCATGGCGCCGCTCAAGGTCACCCTTACCAACTATCCGGAAGGGCAGCAGGAAATGCTGAGTGCCCCGGGCCACCCAGTCCGTGATGACCTGCCAGCGCGGGAACTGCCGTTCACCAAGACCCTGTATATCGAGCAGGAAGACTTCCGCGAGGAAGCCAACAAGAAATACAAGCGTCTGGTGCTCGGCAAGAAAGTCCGTCTGCGTAACGCCTATGTCATCAAGGCCGACGAAGTAGTCAAAAATGACGCCGGTGAAATCGTCGAAGTGCTGTGTTCCGTTGATCTGGACACCCTGGGCAAGGACCCGGCCGACGGTGTGAAGCCCAAGGGTGTGATCCATTGGGTGTCTGCGGACAACAACGTCGATTGCGAAGTGCGCCTGTACGACCGCTTGTTCAACGAAGAAGCGCCGGATGCTGGTGGCAAGAATTTCCTGGAGTCAGTAAACCCGGACAACCTGCAGATACTCTCTGGTTGTAAGGCCGAAATCGGTCTCGCTCAGGCAGAGGCGGAGAAAGGCTACCAGTTCGAGCGCAACGGCTATTTCTGTCGTGACAGCAAGTACGGCTCAGCGGAAAAGCCGGTATTCAACCGTACCATTGGCCTGCGCGACAGCTGGGCCAAAGAACAGAGTAAGTAG
- a CDS encoding DUF3081 family protein, whose product MELEQKIDVKQALRVFNRVTQEGKKTDDGWQFHGLTASTDFDGYTVFLRTNRVELTIFFHNKFKVDCSNALDLDEFVELLKKLDPD is encoded by the coding sequence ATGGAGCTCGAACAGAAAATTGACGTCAAACAAGCACTACGCGTATTCAACCGTGTCACACAGGAAGGCAAGAAAACGGACGACGGCTGGCAGTTTCATGGCCTCACCGCCAGCACCGACTTCGACGGCTACACAGTATTTTTGCGCACAAACCGCGTAGAGCTGACGATCTTTTTTCACAACAAATTTAAGGTGGACTGCAGCAACGCACTGGACCTCGACGAATTCGTCGAGCTACTGAAAAAACTCGACCCCGATTGA
- the cysS gene encoding cysteine--tRNA ligase, whose protein sequence is MSLKIYNTFSGEKEVFTPIQEDRVRMYVCGPTVYNRVHIGNARPAVVFDTLYRVLRSLYGDVVYARNITDIDDKIMKAARDNGEEITALSQRFAQAYFEDMLALNTLQPDVTPYATEHLPEMIAMIEALVEKGHAYAAEGHVLFAVESMDDYGKLSKRSLDDMLAGARVEVAPYKKYAGDFVLWKPSSDEEPGWDSPWGRGRPGWHLECSAMIKKHLGETIDIHGGGRDLTFPHHENERAQSCCANGVDFVRYWMHNGYVNIDGEKMSKSLGNFRMVNDLLKQYPGEVLRFALLSAHYRSELNFSADLLDQAWRTLDGLYGALRETQSVTATAANLEGTAFTQALHDDLNTPIAISELHQLARDLNKAAESEKPALKGQLLAAAEMLGILQMDAEAWFKQSRGGDAISEEEIEALIAERQQSKKDKNFARADEIREELKAKGVVLEDSREGTKWRRE, encoded by the coding sequence ATGTCTCTCAAGATCTACAACACCTTCTCAGGTGAAAAAGAAGTCTTTACACCCATTCAGGAAGATCGCGTGCGCATGTACGTGTGTGGTCCTACTGTTTACAACCGGGTGCACATTGGTAATGCCCGTCCTGCGGTGGTGTTCGACACCCTCTATCGGGTGCTGAGAAGTTTGTACGGCGATGTGGTCTACGCGCGCAATATCACAGATATTGACGACAAAATCATGAAAGCGGCGCGTGATAACGGTGAAGAAATCACAGCGTTGAGCCAGCGATTCGCGCAGGCGTACTTCGAAGATATGCTTGCGTTGAATACTCTTCAGCCGGATGTCACGCCATATGCCACTGAGCACTTGCCTGAAATGATCGCGATGATCGAGGCGCTGGTCGAGAAGGGCCACGCCTACGCCGCGGAAGGCCACGTCCTGTTTGCGGTAGAGTCTATGGACGATTACGGCAAGCTGTCCAAGCGTTCCCTGGACGATATGCTGGCCGGTGCCCGGGTTGAAGTCGCACCGTACAAAAAGTACGCCGGAGATTTTGTGCTGTGGAAGCCGTCTTCCGATGAAGAGCCTGGTTGGGATAGCCCCTGGGGTCGTGGTCGCCCGGGCTGGCACCTTGAGTGCTCGGCGATGATCAAAAAGCATCTGGGTGAAACCATCGATATCCACGGTGGTGGCCGTGACCTGACTTTCCCGCACCATGAAAACGAGCGCGCGCAAAGCTGCTGCGCCAATGGTGTGGATTTTGTGCGTTACTGGATGCACAACGGCTACGTAAATATCGACGGCGAGAAGATGTCCAAGTCCCTGGGCAACTTCCGTATGGTCAATGATCTGCTGAAACAATATCCCGGTGAGGTTTTGCGCTTTGCGCTATTGTCGGCGCACTACCGTTCGGAGCTAAACTTCAGCGCCGACCTGCTCGATCAGGCGTGGCGCACGCTGGATGGCCTGTATGGCGCCTTGCGTGAAACTCAGTCGGTAACCGCAACTGCGGCCAACCTGGAAGGTACTGCGTTTACCCAGGCCCTGCACGATGACCTGAATACGCCTATTGCGATCAGTGAGCTGCATCAGCTGGCGCGAGACCTGAACAAGGCCGCGGAATCTGAAAAGCCCGCGTTGAAAGGCCAGCTGCTTGCGGCGGCTGAAATGCTCGGTATTCTGCAGATGGACGCAGAAGCCTGGTTCAAGCAATCCCGTGGTGGCGATGCCATCAGCGAAGAAGAGATTGAGGCGTTGATTGCCGAGCGCCAGCAAAGTAAGAAGGACAAAAATTTTGCCCGTGCAGATGAGATCCGTGAGGAACTCAAAGCCAAAGGCGTGGTGCTGGAAGATAGCCGCGAAGGAACCAAGTGGCGCCGCGAGTAA